In Bacteroidales bacterium, the genomic window CGCCCGGTTACTTACCAGATGAATACGAAAGCGCTTGATGATTTTATAATACAAAACATGCCCGACAGTGTTAAAACCATGCACCAAATAGGTATGGACTTTGTTCCGTCAACGGACATTATTCACTCAGGTTTTATTGCTCAGCAAGTTGATTCGGCAGCCCAGGCATGTGGCTTTATTTCTTCCATAGTGCATACACCAGCCAATGGTATGGATGTTTACACTTTGAATTATGCGGAAATTGTTGTTCCTCTTGTAAAAGCAGTACAGGAATTAAGTAATAAAGTTGATAGTTTAATTGCTTTAACAAATGTGCCAGGAGGAGTAAAATCAATGAATAATACTGGAAATAATGACTCGGAAAATAATATGCAAAATATAAAACTAAGCTTACCAGAGGCGGCAATTTTAGGTAATGCGCAACCAAATCCAAATAATGGAGGTACACAGATATCATATTTTTTGCCGAATGATATAAGTGATGGAAAAATTGTTTTTTTCGATATTTTGGGAAAAGTTATAAAGGAAATAATTATCCAGTCTGGTTATGGATTACTTAATATTGATATGCAAGATTTACCAAATGGTATTTATAATTATAGTTTAATTGTCAATGGAAATATTATTGACAGTAAAAAAATTATAAGAAGTAAATAATTAATTGGTATTAATAGAATACTCATTCTAAATATTATTGATGAGTATTCTTTTTTTTATGTAAATTGTAATTTTATGAATATTTTCAGTAAATATTAATATGAAAAAAGTAATATTTTTAGCATTAATAACATTTGCTTTAAAAAGTGAAGCGCAAATAACATTAGAACATGTGTATGATAGTGCATCTACACAAAATATATATTTCCCTGAAATTAATCAGTTAATGATTATAAAATTTGAAGTATCTGGAGAGCGATATGTAAGAATAAATAGAATATCCCGTACAATATGTATTTACAATCTTAATCATTCTTTACTAAGAACAATTGATTGCACTTTTTTACCATCTAATATTAACGGAACTATGGGAGATGTACTCTATTTATCTGAAAATTTATTTGATACTGATACCCAAATAGAATTTATGTATATTTATACTTTTGGTTCTCCTTATAATAAGGGTGCCACAAAAATTGTTAAAGAAAATGGAGTAGTTATTTTTGCAGATACCGGTGCGGCAGCAGTACATCCAAATTGGGCAATGCAACAATGGCCAATTTATAATACTTCACAAGGAACAAAAATGATTTTAAGCTATACAAATATGCAGGCAAAAGTATTTAGCTTATCAGGCACATTAACCACGGATATTGCCGAAGCAAATGGCCTGCTAATGCAGCAAAACGGGCAATTAAGCAATCTG contains:
- a CDS encoding T9SS type A sorting domain-containing protein, yielding MKKVIFLALITFALKSEAQITLEHVYDSASTQNIYFPEINQLMIIKFEVSGERYVRINRISRTICIYNLNHSLLRTIDCTFLPSNINGTMGDVLYLSENLFDTDTQIEFMYIYTFGSPYNKGATKIVKENGVVIFADTGAAAVHPNWAMQQWPIYNTSQGTKMILSYTNMQAKVFSLSGTLTTDIAEANGLLMQQNGQLSNLYPNPSNGAITLQYELPNGETEGELILYNMQGMEMKRYKIDNTFNDILLDNTQLPAGTYFYQLQTSKGAVGTKKMVIIK